The stretch of DNA gccatcttcggtcttcgtatattcacagcccatcagtccggcccatggctaacaggcctgACGCCCGatgaccccttagtccaggactccctcagtacccCCTGAAGctggcttcaatgacaacatATCCGAcgcgtagatctgtcttcggcattgcaaggcgggttccttcctctgaactccaagatagtcttcggacgtaTTTGAACGTGTCCGGACCTTTGTATTGATCTTATATTTATTGATCTTTGTATTGCTGCTCAATGTTCTAAGCATGGATATAATGACTCTCTCATTTTGTTATTATTGCCATGTAAATGTTGTCATTACTTGTTTATTTGGTATAGTAAGTACATTTGATTGAGACTAATATCCTGTTACTTGACATGGCAGTGACTATCTCTTTAAGCTTCTGCTTATCGGAGACTCAGGTGTTGGCAAGTCATGCCTTCTCTTAAGATTTGCCGTAAGAATCCCTATCTAAAGCATGATTTGTCCACTATCTTTTATAGGTCTTCCCTTTTTTAATATGCATCTTCATCTTAAAAGTTTGATACAAGTTGTCTTCGGGATATCATGGAAACTGTCAATTTATTTTTAGCCTCAGTAAACTGTATGATTTCCCACTACTTAATACGAATGAGGAGTTCATTGTTGGTAGCTACTGTTTCTTAACAACATGGAGATGATCCCTATAACATTCTTGTTGTTACTAGTTAATTTACTCTGACCTCCTTAATATCGACTCTTTTGGCAGGATGACTCGTACCTGGAGAGTTATATCAGTACTATTGGTGTTGATTTCGTAAGTATATTTACTTTCTTGGTCTGAGTGTTGATGTTCTGGCTACCTTAATtgaacttgtagttttgttttcTTCCAACTTTGTCGATAGAAAATACGTACCGTGGAGCAAGATGGAAAGACTATGAAGCTGCAAATCGTGAGTCTATTCTTTCTTTCATTATGTCCAGTATGCATGTACCATCAAATCCAGATTGTCCATCGAATCCAGATTTGACAAAATAGAAGACTTTATCGGGAAACATTTCATTTATAGCCCTCTTCTGTTTTGTGGAGTTTGCTGGATTTTCCCTTTGCACAATATAGCATGCCGTTATTCATCAGTATTTATGTGGTTGTTAGTTGAGGCCAGTTCACAGGAAACAGAAACTCCACTATGCCTGAATATGTAGGCAGTTGCACAACCCCTTTTTACCTTTTGGATTTTTTAGTTCCATCCATTTAAATTACTGTTGAACATAAAGAATAAGAGTAGTTTAGCCCATTAAATTAAATGTTATAAAGTTTCTTAGTTCGCATAAAGAATCGCACTTTCAAGATGTTTTTAGATACCAAAGTGACGCCCATTTTGAACATCATATTTAGGGGCCTGATAGTATGTCATTTAAATACTTGGGTGGTACGGTAGCTCATGCTGCACCTACTGTTGGCATTTGGCGATTCTTCCTTCCTTTTGTGTGACACATTACATTTAGTGATGCAAGATAtccttttccttttctttaaaCCCCTCTTTGGTACCTTTGTTTTTATCAGTGGGACACTGCTGGGCAAGAACGCTTCAGAACTATTACTAGCAGCTACTATCGAGGGGCTCACGGGATCATTGTAAGTTTGTTTATGTGAAatcttatttttatttttcacATGCTATTTAACACGCATAAATGTCcactttttatatattttgaatACATATATACAAATGGGGTTGCAGATTGTCTATGACGTGACAGACCAGGACAGCTTCAACAATGTGAAGCAGTGGTTGAACGAGATTGATCGCTATGCTAGTGAGAATGTTAACAAGCTTCTTGTAGGGAACAAATCTGATCTCACTGACAAAAGAGTTGTATCATATGAGACAGCGAAGGTACCTTATGCTTTACTCATATCTGCTGAAGCATTCTTTCTGCTCTTTGTGTTTACATTTGGTGTATGCAGGCATTTGCTGATGAGATTGGCATCCCATTCATGGAGACCAGTGCAAAGAATGCCTTGAACGTTGAGCAGGCTTTCATGGCTATGTCTGCTTCAATCAAGGACAGGTGTGTGTTCCCAGACGGTTTAATTAGCACAGGCCATCCTACCAGTACACTTTTTTTTAACTACCATCATTTTACACTTTATTTACTGCTCATTGATGCTCTGTTCGTATAGTATCATAACCAAAATTGCCCTACACTCTTTAGCATGTTGCTGTTAACTGTTCTATGTTATTCCTCACGGTGTTGTTCTATATACACCTCATAGAAAGAGCATATAATTATGAATACAAATCTTGGTTTCCAGGATGGCGAGCCAGCCAGCCGCAAACAGCGCTCGCCCAGCCACGGTGCAGATACGCGGGCAACCTGTCGAACAGAAGACGAGCTGCTGCTCTTCTTGAAATGCAGGCAGCCGCCATCCATGTTACCCAAATGGAGACGCAAACTTGGCCGCGCCATCCTTGAGTCCATGCTTCTACATAGGCCTACTACATCTTACACCTTCATTCCATTCTTTCTAGTGTACTTATTAGCTCTTGAATCGTTGGACTTGTAACACCGGATGGAGTTTGGAGACAGTATCTTCTTCTAGTTGTGTATCTTGAATGGTTATATGTTACGATTTGCAGCTGTTGCTTTTCTTCCCTAAATTTAAGGCGATTTCTACTTTTACTTGACCAAAATTTTCCGTTCTTCAAAATATTATCTGACAGTATGCTTATCTTTGTGGTAAAAAAGGTCCTGGTTATAGTTTTCAAGGTGACTTGTTGATTGTTGAAGGCAGCATTAGGAATGTGCACAACATGACAAGTTAATTGCCAACATTAAATCAGTTGGGGcatgtttggttgcctgcatctTTTGTCTCAGTGGGCCAGGTTGAGTTGCCTGTATTTGTGCTATTGGTATGCAAAGCAGAGCTGTTTTGCTCATCCCGTGGTGGTCTTACACACAAATGCAACACTTCATATCATACATAACATAAGAACAACATAATACAATTAACAGTACAAATAAAAACAATAGCTAAATAGTTCAGAATAGCTAATTAAACCATAGTTTAAGACATCAAAGGCATCCCATGCCCCTGCACGACCCTAGGGTGTTGAACCCTGAGCAAAATATATAGTTTTGCAGTAAGTTGAGCAAAATATACAGTTTTGCAGTAAGTTCAGACGATCAAGCCTAGCCCGGAGAGTCACATGACGAGCAAGTCGCTGTGGATGATTGTGTGGCGCCGATAGAAGTAGTGTCAACTGCTCCCGAGCACCATCTGCCCCTGAAATGTATGGCCCTACACCTAGAACTCACACCACTTGTTGGCAGAGGCTGACAACACCAGGAGGGTTGACGACTGCCATTTCTTTATCACCGTCCTAAAGGCAGGCGGGATGACCGGCATGGTGATCTCTTCCTCGTTCTTGATTTGCACGTAGAACCCGACTGACTGCCCGTGTATATAGAGTAAATTGCTCAAAGCCACTACATTTGTGGCTAGAGTACTCTAAAACCACCACTTTTGCCAGAAATCACAATAAACCACCACTTCCGCGGCAAGTGAGTAACAAATCACACTGATTTGGAATTGAACGCATCTAACAGCaaaactgacatgtgggacccgtCTATCCGGGCTGATGTGGCAAAGACTAGTCCTAGTCAATGGTTGACCTGCTAAGGTGGACGGGGGTCCTACCTGTCAGCCACACCTCTTGTCTTCTctctcctctccttcttctcgATAAAGCGGAATCCCAGCCGCCACGCCATGGTCGGCGCAGAGAGAAGCAGGCCGCGCCCGCCTAGCTCCCCTCCTTCTCCTGATCCAGCGGAAGCCGCCGCCGGTGCCGGAGCTTTACGCCGCCGGTGGCGCCACGCCCTGCCTCCCCCATTTCTCCTAGATCCGGTGGGATCCCAGCGCCGGCAAGCCAAGGTCGGGCGAACTCCTCCTAGCCTCGACACCCCGCCCCGCTACGACAACCACTGCTGCTGGCCATGGCCAGAGGCGAGATCCTTCCCCTCACGCCACAGGCAACCTCTCCCATCCCTGTCTTCCTCGCGAGCGCTGGCACGAGAGCCACGGGAGCCAGAGGCGGGGAAGGTGTGCTGCTCCCCATGGCAACGCTGGTGGCGGCGACGCACCGGGAACCCCAAGGCGCGGCTAGCGGACTTCTTCGCAGGCTTCGGCTCCGGCGGCGTGCTAGTGGCGCGCGACACCGACGACGCGCGTCGACTCTCTCCCTGTTTTCCTCGCGAGCGCCGGCATGAGAGCCACATGAGCCAGGGCGGGGAAGGTGTGCTGCTCACCGTGGCAACGCTGGTGGTGGCGGCGCACCGGGAACCCCAAGGCGCAACTAGCGGACTTCTTCACAGCCTCCGGCGTGCTGGTGGCCACGACACCGACGACGCACGTCGACTCTTCTCCGCGGAGGACGCGCTAGTGAGTGGGGCGACCTGGTGAGAGGGGACCGGCTCGCCGtgcgaagaggaggggcggagcTCGTCGAGGTGCGGACGGAGGGGCAACATCGCCGGAGAAGTGCTGGACCGACGGAGTAGGTGTTGTGCGTGCACATGAAGTACTCGACGAAATGCCAGAGCCTAGTCACCTGTCTACGTGTTTATTCTTTGCCAAGTCAGCCTGCATGTGGGCCAGGCATGTCAGTTTTTCACTTAGTCACGGCTGACAGCTCGTTTAGTGCATTTTGTTACTCACTTGCCGCGGAAGTGGTGGTTTTTGTGATTTCTGACAAAAGTGGTGGTTTTGGAGTACCCTAGCCACAAATGTGGTGGCTTTCAGCAACTTACTTGTGTATATACGGTTCAAATCTCGTTTTTATACATCCATCCATGACGCTGATGAGGCATGCCAGGGTGTCAGGGACAAGGCGTGTGGCCTACTTTTGTTTTGCGGAAAACCCCCCAAAATAGTTGTTTTCTTATAAAAAAGGCCCTCAAAGAAAAACTAATAAATTGTAAAATTAACTATTAATCAATTTATAATATTTAAAAATAGTCCGGGGTTCGAACCAGCGACACAGGTGTGCGTGGCTAGCCAGCCGACCGGTTCAAATTTGGAGGTGTTTGGTTCGCAATTTTACACCGGTATCTGATTACATCGCAAACCGATACCGTTAATCGTGTTTGCTTCGCTTTGCAGATCCCGCATAGAGAGGTCCCATCACAGTTTATGTTACAGCCAGAGCGAGCCGACTCGGGCGAATTCTTCTGGCTTCGATCCCTAATCCCGGCCCAGTCCCGTGCTAGCTGCCTAGACGTGGGGTTCCTGTTTGTTTCATTTCTTTTTACGCTGGGGCTCTGATTTTCTTGCCGTTATCCATTACCGTTAGACACTTAACCAAACAAGAATGGATTTTGGCCGATATCGTTTACATCAACGGAGTAAACCCGTTTCCTTTCCACTTTTGGAACCAAACACCTTAGTGTTTAGAAAGGATTCATATGATCCTAAAAAAAGGAATCGTATACTTTGTAAACATAAAGCTGAACGACATAAATTAAACTTTTTTATTTGCAGCCGCACATACTACTCCGACCGACAACATCAGATGGCAAAATGATAGATTTAGGTTTATGACATAACGAGCCCTTCCTGAAGGCGTTGCTGTTGAAGAATCCCGTCATTCGCGCGGTGCCATGACATAGTTGATGCGGATATGGTCATTGTTGTAGTTTGCCTATTATGGATTTGGTCGCTCAGATTTTTTTTCTTCATCGTCTACGCATGGCTTTGGtcttatatgactttgctatttgcTGATGTGATGTTGTGTGCGTGCGTTAgtgttggctgtgtgcatcctagctatgcagaggccgggtgtgcTCATTATGTTTGTATCCTCTTGATGCCTCATTTTGAGCTAATAAAATACACTCTTTGTCGAGAAAAATGACATAACGAGCCTATGTGGCTAAAACGGACCACAGTGTGGCTCAGTTTTGAACGTGTTTGTTTTTTTCATTTCATTTTTAAAATATATTAATTATAATTGTTGTTACAAACAATATACAATATTTAAAACAAATTACGTTAAAATGTTTATACTATTTCATAAAATACATATGCAATATTTTAACAGAAATATACATAATAAAATTATGAGTTAAGAATATATTTTataatttgaaaaaaatgtttgcaTTTTAATAAAATATTAAAGTAATTTTAGAAATGTTCATATATTTTAAAAAATTCTCATATAATTTTGAAATTTCCACATTATTAATAAATTATTTATGTAGTCTATCAGTGTGTTCATGCTTTAATTAAAAAAAGGTGTTATTTTAAAAGGTTTATATAGTATATAAGTTTGTCCGTTTCTATAAAAAATAAATGCAAGCCTAGTGCGCCATTAGACTGCGTATCCTCACATGAATAATAGTTGAATCATCTAAACATTTTGATCTTCATAAATAGTTTCAATTGTATGAATACATTTTAAAATAACACATGATTTTATTTCAGGATACACGTGAATTCTTTTGATACATGacaatgttggaaatatgccctagaggcaataataaattggttattattatatttccttgttcatgataatcgtttattatccatgctagaattgtattgataggaaactcagatacatgtgtgcatacatagacaacaccatgtccctagtaagcctctagttgactagctcgttgatcaatagatggttacggttcctgaccatggacattggatgtcgttgataacgggatcacatcattaggagaatgatgtgatggacaaggacccaatcctaagcatagcactagatcgtgtagttcatatgctatagcttttctaatgtcaagtatcatttccttagaccatgagattgtgcaactcccggataccgtaggaatgctttgggtgttcaaacgtcacaacgtaactgggtgactataaaggtacatacggtatctccgaaagtgtctgttgggttggcacgaatcgagactgggatttgtcactccgtgtaaacggagaggtatctctgggcccactcggtaggaaatcatcatatgcgcaatgtgaccaaagaggttgatcacgggatgatgtgttacggaacgagtaaagagacttgccggtaacgagattgaacaaggtatcgggataccgacgatcgaatctcgggcaagtatcgtaccgctagacaaagggaattgtatacgggattgattaagtccttgacatcgtggttcatccgatgagatcatcgtggaacatgtgggagccaacatgggtatccagatcccgctgttggttattgaccggagagtcgtctcggtcatgtctgcatgtctcccgaacccgtagggtctacacacttaaggttcggtgacgctagggttatagagatattagtatgcggtaacccgaaagttgttcggagtcccagatgagatcccggacgatgtcacgaggagttccggcatggtccggaggtaaagaattatatataggaagtgctatttcggccatcgggacaagtttcggggtcaccggtattgtaccgggaccaccggaagggtcccgggggtccaccgggtggggccacctgccccggggggccaaatgggctgtagggggtgcgccttggcctatatggtccaagggcaccagccccaagaggcccatgcgccaagagaagaggaagagggagagtcctaaaaggggaaggcacctccgaggtgccttggggaggatggactcctccccccttggccgcacccttccttggaggaaggggcaaggctgcaccctccccctctcccttggccctatatatagtggggggaagggagggaaaccatacctgagccctggcgcctccctctccctcccatgacacatctccctcctcccgcagcgcttggcgaagccctgttggaaccccgctacttccaccaccacgccgtcgtgttgttggatctccatcaacctctccttcccccttgctggatcaagaaggaggagacgtcgctgctccgtacgtgtgttgaacgcggaggtgccgtccgttcggcgctaggatcatcggtgatttggatcacgacgagtacgactccatcaaccccgttgcttgaacgcttccgcgcgcgatctacaagggtatgtagatccactcctccctcgttgctagatgactccatagatagatcttggtgacacgtaggaaaattttgaatttgtgctacgttccccaacagtggcatcatgagctaggtctatgcgtagtttctatgcacgagtagaacacaaagtagttgtgggcgttgattttgttcaatatgcttgccgttactagtattatcttgtttcggcggcatcgtgggatgaagcggcccggaccaaccttacacgtacgcttacgtgagaccggttccaccgactgacatgcactagttgcattaggtggctggcgggtgtctgtctctcccactttagtcggatcggattcgatgaaaagggtccttatgaagggtaaatagcaattgacatatcacgttgtggttttgcgtaggtaagaaacgttcttgctagaaacccatagcagccacgtaaaacatgcaaacaacaattagaggacgtctaacttgtttttgcagggtatgctatgtgatgtgatatggccaaaggatgtgatgaatgatatatgtgatgtatgagatgatcatgttcttgtaataggaatcacgacttgcatgtcgatgagtatgacaaccggcaggagccataggagttgtcttaatttatttatgacccgcgtgtcaacataaacgtcatgtaattactttactttattgctaaccgttagctgtagtagtagaagtaatagttggcgagacaacttcatggagacacaatgatggagaccatgatgatggagatcatggtgtcatgccggtgacgatgatgatcatggagccccgaagatggagatcaagaggagcaaagtgatgatggccatatcatgtcactatttgattacatgtgatgtttatcatgtttatacatcttgtttacttagaacgacggtagtaaataagatgatccctcattacaatttcaagaatgtgttctcccctaactgtgcaccgttgctaaagttcgtcgtttcgaagcaccacgtgatgatcgggtgtgatagatccttacgttcacatacaacgggtgtaagacagttttacacatgcaaaacacttagggttaacttgacgagcctagcatgtacagacatggcctcggaacacaagagaccgaaaggtcgagcatgagtcgtatggtagatacgatcaacataaagatgttcaccgatgatgactagtccgtctcacgtgatgatcggacacggcctagttgactcggatcatgtaatcacttagatgactagagggatgtctatctgagtgggagttcataaggtgaacttaattatcctgaacacagtcaaaaggattttgcaaattatgtcgtagctcgcgctttagttctactgtttagatatgttcctagagaaaatttagttgaaagttgatagtagcaattatgcggactaggtccgtaaactgaggtttgtcctcattgcttcatagaaggcttatgtccttaatgcaccgctcagtgtgctgaacctcgaacgttgtctgtggatgttgcgaacatctgacatacacattttgataactacatgatagttcagtggtaatgctaaatggtttagaatagaggcaccaaagatgttttttgaaacgtcgcagaacatatgagatgcttcgagagctgaaattgggatttcaggctcgtgcccacgtcaagaggtataagacctccgacgattttcttagcctgcaaactaagggagaaaagctcaattgttgagcttgtgctcagattgtctgaatACAACAATcgtttgaatcaagtgggagttgatcttccaaatgagatagtgatgtttctccgaagtcattaccaccaagctgctagagcttcgtgatgaactataatatatcagggacatatatgatgatccttgagatattcgcgatgtttgacaccacaaaagtagaaatcaagaaggagcatcaattgttgatggttggtgaaaccactagtttcaagaagggcaagggcaagaagggatacttcatgaaacggcaaatcagctgctgctctagtgaagaaacccaaggttgaacccaaacccgagactaagtgcttctgtaataaggggaacaaccactggagcagaattaccctagatacttggtagatgagaaggctggcaaggtcgatagaagtatattggatatacattgtgttgatgtgtactttactagtactcctagtagcaccagggtattagatactggttcggttgctaagtgttagtaactcgaaataaaagctacggaataaacggagactagctaaaggtgagctgacgatatgtgttggaagtgtttccaatgttgatatgatcaagcatcgcacgctccctctaccatcgagattgatattaaaacctaaataattgttatttggtgtttgcgttgagcatagacatgattggattatgtctatcgcaatacggttattcatttaaggagaataatggttactctgtttatttgaataataccttcaatggtcttacacctaaaatgaatggtttattgaatctcgatcgtagtgatacacatgttcatgccaaaggtagtaatgatagtaccacctacttgtggcactgccacgtaagtcatatcggtacaaaacgcatgaagaagctccatgttgatggatctttgggctcactcgtttttgaaaagtttgagacatgcgaaccatgtctattggtgtatatgcatgaagaaactccatgcaaatggactgtttgaactcacttgattttgaatcacttgagacatgcaaatcataccacatgggcaagatgactgaaagcctcgttttcagtaaaatggaactagaaagcaacttgttggaagtaatacattttgatgtgtgcagtccaatgagtgctgaggcatgtagtggatatcgttatgttcttacttcacagatgatttgagtagatgttaagtatatttacttgatgaatcacgagtctgaattattgaaaggttcaagtaatttcagggtgaagttgaaagatcgtcgtgacaagaggataaaatatctatgatatgatcatagagatgaatatctgaattatgagtttggcacagaattaagacattgtggaaattgtttcacaactaatacaacctggaacaccatagtgtgatggtgtgtccgaacatcataactgcaccctattggatatgatgcataccatgatgtctcttatcgaattaccatgatagtttatgggttaggcattagagacaaccacattcactttaaatagggcaccacgtaattacgatgagatgacaccgtatgaactatggtttagagaaacctaagctgtcatttcttaaaagtttggggctgcgacacttatgtgaaaaagtttcagactgataagctcgaacccaaagcggataaatgcatcttcataggacacccaaaacagttgggtatacctcctgtctcagatcggaaagcaataagggattgtttctagaatcgggtcctttctcgaggaaaagtttctctcgaaagaattgagtgggaggatggtggagacttgatgaggttattaaaccgtctcttcaactagtgtgtggcagggcacaggaagttgttcctgtggaacctacaccaattgaagtggaagcttatgatagtgatcatgaaacttcagatcaagtcactaacaaacctcgtgggatgacaaggatgcgtactacttcagagtggtacgtaatcctgtcttggaagtcatgttgctagacaacaatgaacctacgagctatggagaagcaatggtgggcccggattctgataaatggctcgaggccataaaatccgagagaggatccatgtatgaaaacaaagtgtagactttggcggaacggctcgatggtcgtaaggctgttgagtacagatggattttaaaaggaagacgaacaatgatggtaagtatcaccattaagaaagctcgacttgtcattaagatgtttttcgacaagttcaaggagttgactacaatgagactttctcactcgtagcgatgctaagagtctgttggaattatattagcgattactgcattatttatgaaatcttgcagataggatgtcaaaacattgtttcctcgacgattttcttgaggaaaggttgtatgtgatacaaccggaaggttttgtcaatcctgaaagatgctaataagtatgcaaagctccagcaatccttctaaggactggagtaagcatctcggagttggaatgtatgctttgatgagatgatcaaagattttgggtttatacaaagtttatgataaacttgtatttccaaagaagtgagtgggagcactatagaatttctgatgagtatatgttatggatcagaaatgacgtagaatttctggaaagcatatagggttatttggaaagtgtttttcaatggaaagcctggattaagctacttgaacattgagaatcaagatctataaggatagatcaaaacgcttaatggtactttcaaatgagcatataccttgacatgatcttgaaggtgttcaagatggatcagtcaaagaaggagttcttgcctgagttgtaaggtatgaagttaagacttaaagctcgaccacggcaggatagagagaaaggacgaaggtcgtcccctatgcttaagacataggctctacaatatgctatgctgtgtaccgcacctgaagtgtgccttgccatgagtcagtcaaggggtacaagagtgatccaagaatggatcacagtacagcagtcaaagttatccttagtaactagtggactaaggaattttctcggttatggaggtgatgaagagttcgacgtaaagagttatgacgatgcaagcttaacacctatccggatagctctgac from Triticum urartu cultivar G1812 chromosome 3, Tu2.1, whole genome shotgun sequence encodes:
- the LOC125542516 gene encoding GTP-binding protein YPTM2-like; the encoded protein is MKLQIWDTAGQERFRTITSSYYRGAHGIIIVYDVTDQDSFNNVKQWLNEIDRYASENVNKLLVGNKSDLTDKRVVSYETAKAFADEIGIPFMETSAKNALNVEQAFMAMSASIKDRMASQPAANSARPATVQIRGQPVEQKTSCCSS